In Phocoena phocoena chromosome 12, mPhoPho1.1, whole genome shotgun sequence, the following proteins share a genomic window:
- the HEY2 gene encoding hairy/enhancer-of-split related with YRPW motif protein 2, which translates to MKRPCEETTSESDMDETIDVGSENNYSGQSTSSVIRSNSPTTTSQIMARKKRRGIIEKRRRDRINNSLSELRRLVPTAFEKQGSAKLEKAEILQMTVDHLKMLQATGGKGYFDAHALAMDFMSIGFRECLTEVARYLSSVEGLDSSDPLRVRLVSHLSTCASQREAAAMTSSLAHHHHPLHPHHWAAAFHHLPAALLQPSGLHASEPTPCRLSTTSEVPPAHGSTLLTATFAHADSALRMPSTGSVAPCVPPLSTSLLSLSATVHAAAAAATAAAHSFPLSFAGAFPMLPPNAAAAVAAATAISPPLSVSATSSPQQTSSGTNSKPYRPWGTEVGAF; encoded by the exons ATGAAGCGCCCTTGCGAGGAGACGACCTCTGAGAGCGACATGGACGAGACCATCGACGTGGGGAGCGAGAACAATTACTCGGG ACAAAGTACTAGCTCTGTGATTAGATCGAATTCTCCAACAACGACATCTCAGATTAtggcaagaaagaaaaggagaggg ATAATAGAGAAAAGGCGTCGAGATCGGATAAATAACAGTTTATCTGAGCTGAGACGACTGGTGCCAACCGCTTTTGAAAAACAA gGATCTGCAAAGTTAGAAAAAGCTGAAATACTGCAAATGACAGTCGATCATTTAAAGATGCTCCAGGCAACTGGGGGTAAAG GCTACTTTGACGCCCATGCTCTTGCCATGGACTTCATGAGCATTGGATTCCGAGAATGCTTAACCGAAGTGGCAAGGTACCTGAGCTCTGTGGAAGGCCTGGACTCCTCCGATCCACTGCGGGTGCGCCTGGTCTCTCATCTCAGCACGTGTGCCTCACAGCGAGAGGCGGCGGCAATGACCTCCTCGCTggcccaccaccatcaccccctgCATCCTCACCACTGGGCGGCGGCCTTCCACCACCTTCCGGCAGCCCTGCTCCAACCCAGCGGACTCCACGCCTCGGAGCCCACGCCTTGCCGCCTCTCCACCACTTCAGAAGTGCCTCCTGCCCACGGCTCCACCCTCCTCACGGCCACGTTTGCCCACGCAGACTCTGCCCTTCGGATGCCATCAACAGGCAGTGTCGCCCCCTGTGTGCCACCTCTCTCCACTTCTCTCTTGTCCCTCTCAGCCACTGTCCACGCGGCCGCTGCAGCAGCCACAGCAGCTGCGCACAGCTTCCCTCTGTCCTTCGCTGGGGCGTTCCCCATGCTTCCCCCAAACGCAGCTGCAGCAGTGGCAGCTGCCACAGCCATCAGCCCTCCCTTGTCGGTATCAGCCACGTCCAGCCCTCAGCAGACAAGCAGTGGAACAAACAGTAAACCTTACCGACC